TATTTTCTTGTAACCGAAAACCCATCTCGTTAACCGGACCTAGTGCGGATCGGCATGGCTAAGCTCGTGTTCTGCGTTACTCCAGATCAACAGAGACATGGTGAGCAGTACCTCGGTTACCCTTCCGATTTTGCGTTTCCCACGACCAGTCCCACATTGCAAGGGCCGCCTGTGCTATCTCAATTATCGATAGCGCTTTCGCCTTGCTGCTTCTCACGCCATCAAAATGCCTCCGAGTTGACCCATGTCCGACAATCTCTCCAAGAAGACCGCCGAACCCGCTTTGAAATCAACAGCGGAGATTACTGTTCGCGTTTTGGTGTTGGGTTTGATTTTATCGGTCGTGATGGGCGCCGCCAATGTTTACGTCGGGCTGAAGGCTGGGATGACGGTTTCGGCATCGATTCCGGCGGCGGTCATGGCGATGCTGCTGTTTCGATTGTTTTTCAAAAACTCAACGATTCTTGAAGCGAACCAGGTTCAAACGTGTGCTTCGGCCGGCGAGTCTTTGGCGGCAGGAATAATCTTTACGATGCCGGCCATGATTCTGATCGGGTATTGGACTGAATTCGATTATTGGACCGTCACTCTGGTCGCCTTCACCGGTGGCTTGTTGGGAATCCTGTTCATGATTCCCATGCGCAAAGTATTCGTGGTGGACAATGATGAATTGAAATATCCCGAAGGCATTGCCTGTGCCACGGTGCTGCGCGCCGGAGAAGCGGACGAAGAAGACGGAGCCGGAACAAGTTTGCTTGTCGGTGGAGTGTTGGGTGGCGTGGTCAAAGTTATGGGTGGATTTCTGGGACTGATTAGTGGCAGTTTGGAAACGGCGGGCATTGCCAGTTCCAGGATCTTCTATTTCGGCGGCGACCTTTCACCGATGTTGATCGCCGTTGGATTCATCGTTCGGCTGAACGTTGCAATCTTGATTTTTATCGGTGGCGCGATGGCTTGGTTAATCGGCATTCCGCTGTTGGGCGGCGCGTTTACCGGCGATGGCGCCGACAGCGCCGTCGATCAAGCGTATGGCATTTGGAGTAGCCAGCTTCGCTACGTTGGCGTGGGGGCCATGGTCGTTGGCGGTTTTAGCGCGTTGATCGCTGTGCGACACGGGTTGGTGGCTGCCATCGCACATCTTTGGCATGGCGTGACTGGCGAACAAGATGTCATGGACGAGGATTCTGATCGCGACATCCCTTCGTGGGCCATTCTGGTGCTGGGTTTGTTATGCGTCGTGTTGCTGGCGATGATGAACTACTGGTTCACCAACAACGCGGGGATCACGCTACTATCGACCATCATCATGTTGGTGATGGGTTTCTTTTTCACTGCCGTTGCCAGCTACATTGTCGGATTGGTTGGTAATTCAAACAGCCCCGTTTCTGGTATGACCATCACGGCGGTGCTAGTGGCGGGCGCATTGTTGTACTTGGCCAACTACACCGGCATGGACGGCATGGTCGCGACGCTTGGCATTGCGGCCATCGTGTGCTGTGTCGCCTGCACCAGTGGCGACGTTTGCAATGATTTGAAAACTGGCTCACTGGTTGGAGCCTCCCCGTTTAGACAGCAGATGATGCAGATCGCCGGCGTGTCCGTGGCGGCTTTCGTCATGGCCCCAGTTTTAACGTTGCTTCACGAACATGGCGGCGGAATCGGAAGCAAGGAGCTGTCGGCTCCCCAGGCCGGTTTGTTCGCAAGCCTTGCCAAGGGTTTTGCAGGCGAGGGCGAACTGCCTTGGAAGATGATTGGAATCGGTGCCGGATTGGGATTCGCAATCCTTTTGATTGATGGAGCGTTGAAACGCAGTGGAGCCAAATTTCGAGCTCACTTGATGCCGATCGCGGTCGGGATGTATTTGCCCTTTGGATTGGCGATCCCCATTTTGATCGGCGGTTTGATCGCCTATTTCTATTCCAAAGACAAACCGGAAAAAGAGCACGATGCAGTGCTGCATCGCGGCGTCTTGTTTTCATCGGGCGTCATTGCTGGCGAGGCGCTCACCGCGGTCGGCATCGCAGGCTTGGCAGCGCTGGGAATTCAATCGCTCGAACTTGGATTCTCACCAGTAATGGTGACAGGGCTCTCGTGCCTAGCCGCGGTATTGATCGTGATCGTTTTCGTTATCATGTCAAAACCGCTCCAGCAAAACAATCGTTAAAGCAATGTGGTATTCCGCCTCTTCTTGCCAAACGATTGAACTGCAGCGAAGACCATTCGGATGATGGAACCGGTTCACCAACAGATTGAACAGATTTTCGACGAACCATCACGCATCGAGAAGGCGGGTGGCAGCATTCAGAGAACGAAGACCTCACTTGGTCCATATGGCTTCATGGTGTTGGCGATCGACACCGAAGGCAATATGTTCGAACTTCACTCACAGAAATGATCCCAATGCGACAAACAATTACACTTTGTCTCTGGTTTGACGACAGCACCAAGGAAGCCACGGAGCAGAAACGACCAAGCAACTCGGTGGCCACTACATCATCGACGTGGAAAATCTCGACGAAGCCATCGGCATAGCCGCCAGAATTCCCCAAGCAAGAAAGGGCAAGGAAGAGATTAGGCCGGTCTTCACGCTGCCGGAGTTGTCATAGCAGATAGTTCAGGTCTTTCCCTGACCCAGTGGATTTCGGTTCTGGTCGCGGACCACGCCAAATCGTTCGGGCGTTCTTAAATTGCCCACAGAACAAATCAATCACGAACGTCGCATGCAAGGCCCGCAGCAATCCAACGCAATTGCTGTTTACAAAATGCGATGAAAGTTAATCAAGCTGCACGCGTCTTTCCCCAAATTCATGCGACGACAACTAGCCTCCGATCGCTAGTAATCTTGTTGGCGTGCCGCTGAGTGAAAGTTTCGCTTCGACGGAAAAGTCTGACGACGACAAGATCCAAACGCTCTGGTCGCCCGGATTGCTGATCGCGATTCGGCCAGCCACAGGTTCGCATCGACCGATTCATGATCGCGAGAATGTCGGGCGGCGAACGCCACCGCGATCGCTCCGCATTCCGCTTTGGGATCGCTGTGCGTTAACCGCGACGATGCACGCACGAATTGCAGCATTTGTGGCAAGTCGTCAATCGCCGCGCCGAAGATTGCTGCTCGCATCGCTGGTCCGTTGCCCGCCGAGAACACGCCAGCGTTTGTCGGCTTGGCCCCTAACCAAAGCTTGAAACCCGCCCGAGCGGTCGCTTTGCCAACGCCCGCCGGCAAAGCCAAGATCCACCATCTCAGTCGGCTCGCAAAACGTCGTGCGAAAAGATTGGTATCGCCGTTCGCTTCGATTAGCGACTGAGCCACCATGCAGGTGTGCTCGGTATCGTCGGAGATCATCCCTCGACCGAAAAAGAATCGATAGCGATCCGGCGGCCCGAGCAACCGTGGCGATCGTTTGGCGGAGACACCTTCGTACGGCAACCCGAGAGCATCACCGACGGCGGTTCCCAAGATGCAACCGATGATCGCGTCGCGGTTCATTAGATTTGCTCCAAGATCATTCGTTGTGCCTTGTTCAATTCAACACCGGGACGGACCGCCTGAATGATCGCGATCGCATCCGCCGCCGTTTGTGCCTCACCGGACACAATCAACACAGCTGCAGCAACCAGCCCCGTTCTTCCGTGTCCTTGGGCGCAGTGAATCAGAACCGGCTTCGGCATTTAGATGATCTCGCCCGCCAACTCACGATCTCATCCGATGTCTATCCCGTCCCATCAAGCATCGGATGGCAAAGGTAGGACTGAAGGCCCCATCCATCCTTGGGTTCCGTGA
The nucleotide sequence above comes from Rubripirellula tenax. Encoded proteins:
- a CDS encoding OPT family oligopeptide transporter, with protein sequence MSDNLSKKTAEPALKSTAEITVRVLVLGLILSVVMGAANVYVGLKAGMTVSASIPAAVMAMLLFRLFFKNSTILEANQVQTCASAGESLAAGIIFTMPAMILIGYWTEFDYWTVTLVAFTGGLLGILFMIPMRKVFVVDNDELKYPEGIACATVLRAGEADEEDGAGTSLLVGGVLGGVVKVMGGFLGLISGSLETAGIASSRIFYFGGDLSPMLIAVGFIVRLNVAILIFIGGAMAWLIGIPLLGGAFTGDGADSAVDQAYGIWSSQLRYVGVGAMVVGGFSALIAVRHGLVAAIAHLWHGVTGEQDVMDEDSDRDIPSWAILVLGLLCVVLLAMMNYWFTNNAGITLLSTIIMLVMGFFFTAVASYIVGLVGNSNSPVSGMTITAVLVAGALLYLANYTGMDGMVATLGIAAIVCCVACTSGDVCNDLKTGSLVGASPFRQQMMQIAGVSVAAFVMAPVLTLLHEHGGGIGSKELSAPQAGLFASLAKGFAGEGELPWKMIGIGAGLGFAILLIDGALKRSGAKFRAHLMPIAVGMYLPFGLAIPILIGGLIAYFYSKDKPEKEHDAVLHRGVLFSSGVIAGEALTAVGIAGLAALGIQSLELGFSPVMVTGLSCLAAVLIVIVFVIMSKPLQQNNR
- a CDS encoding phosphatase domain-containing protein, producing the protein MPKPVLIHCAQGHGRTGLVAAAVLIVSGEAQTAADAIAIIQAVRPGVELNKAQRMILEQI